The Choristoneura fumiferana chromosome Z, NRCan_CFum_1, whole genome shotgun sequence DNA window TTTTCCATTTCTAATTTCACTGACTTCATCTTCATTGATGTCATTTATTGTGTGGCCTTTtgttttatctaaataaaaaaaacgaatcgtTAGTGCTGTTAGTGTAACGCAATAATTTCCGTggccttagtgtaagttttcatttaaaaatacgttcgatcgcgttcgcgttaaaatctcaatttgtacggagacacgaacatcgcaaacttgccgctagaggcgctgttcgtgtttccatacaattgagattttaacgcgaatgcGACCTAGACTtaatttgtaaccgaaaacttacactacggGTACAGTTATGTTCCATGCACGCGGACGCGGCTATGCTGGTTGCGCTGCCAAATCAGTTGCGCGACCAAGTGTCCAGGTGAGATACCCTTCATAGAgctgcatacattttgttggTGGCGGCGACTGGTTGCGCCGCCATGGTGTCCCGGTAAAATATATATAGcccttaatctgtcatctcccaggataacaggatcaaaggaatttgggcacaaatttgtgcctctgggagaggacaggttaatatcAACCACTttgttacaaaattattaaaaatagaattaattaCCCGTATGTATTTCGTTTAATTCCTCAATTGGTTTCATAGAGAGCGGTGGAGGTGGAGATAATGAATCATCTcgatactttttgtttttggttaTCTTCCTGTTGTCGGTTTCCGCTTCTGACGATGATGACGCCGCCTGCCTACATTTCTCTACAGCCATTACTTCCTTCAGGTTGGCTAACAaccaaaaatagtacattactgcagaggccgggaagtgGTATAGGGATACGTATAGGATTGCCAGGTCCTCAAACGTAATAGCCGGACAGACCAGCCAGTTAGGCCGGACTTTTGGGCAAAAAATCCCGGCGAAATTTTTTCATTTCGTTACaaaggtagcctatgtccttcccagtaTGTTCCTTCCTTAAATCGGTTCAACAGGTTAAGCGTGAAGAGTAACAGGCAGGAAAACCaacaaacagacagagttaGTGCCTTAGTATatacataaacatttttttatgttaagaaCACAACATTAATGGCACCAGTTAATTTGCACATGCATGCACAATTaatatcaatacaaaaacacAGTATAACAAatttccctacagtaatccgacggaTGTAAATTAATGTAGTCTCACACTTACCATAATGTCCAATTATGCGAATGTCCTTTAAAGTTATCCAATCAGCTTCTGGtgtcatatttatatttatggcTTTCCTctcaattttctttttatttggcCAAAGACATGTCTTTTTGTCTTCATTTAACCAGTTCCTTAAAGAAGCGCTTATATATTCAACATTTTCAAATGAGAATATAATGACAGAATACGGCTTCTGaaaacaacataaaaaataaaaatacatacaatatacttatactaatattatattataaatgcgaaagtgtgtttgtcagtctttcacgccgtaacggagcgacggataggcgtgatttttggcatagagatagtttatgggcccgagagtgacataggctattttttatcctggaaaaatttacagttcccgagggaacagcgcgcgataaccgaataccgcgggcaaaagctagtcctcACCTCACTATATGTTTCATAAGCATTAAGCACacactatttttaatattaaaatttaataaacgaATCAGTTTCGTAAAATAACTAGTGCATATACACACCTGAATATAATTggttgattaaaaataaaaacttataacaaTACAAGAGTGAGACGTGATTTTCTTACAAAACTATAGCATAATTTTGAACTTCAGACACCTTGTTAGTATTGATACGAAACATTGGAACATGCATGCAGCTTTATTGCAGCTGCCGCAGTATGTCGTGACCCGCTTTCTGCAGACCACACATACTCGCCGTTTTCGGCCCTTGAGCTTCGGGTCAAAGTCATATTCCTTCAGGTAATGCTCCCTGACGGTATAGACAGCTCGCGGGCCCTCCAATAAAGCTGCAGGAGGGAAAGTGCGGGTGAAATGGCGTTCAAAAATAGACAAAACGTGGGACTTTCGGAAGGAGCGGTGAGTGATGGAAGGATTGCTatgtttacatattatataagaATTTTAAATGGAGACATTCAGGAGGCGGCggaataactttttttaccaCACCTGtccgtttaaaaatataatgtggccagcatctGATCTTTCTTATCCACGCCACCCATCATAAGATTGTAGTCATGGATAAGAACTGGTTTAGTTACCCCCTTGACTTGGGTGGTGGCGTTCCCATGGTACGTCGAGATCATCGCCACACGGTTCTGATCTCTCCATACAAGTCAAATCTGTCAGCTCTTTTGGTACAAACCGACGATTGGTACGTAATGTGCCAACGCAGTCGAACTCAAGCGATTTTAATCCTCGGGCAGAGCCGgtgaattataaaaattattcaTCCCCATATCGTATGACCCTTGTTCTCGAGCCCTTGTAAGAGCGTCAAGACAATGTTCGGTATAAATGTTTGTAGCGGATCCGTGTTTGAAGCCGCCGTTGTTGTACGCTTGTGAGCGTGAACCACAAACCGCCATAAGGAGCCAGTTTGCGGTTCACAGATCTCATAGGTTTTGATGCCTACTACTGCAGCTTTATTCGGAATGAATTGGTTGATTTCCAATAAACCTTTCCACTGCAGCAGAGACTCATCAAGCGCGATGTTTTGCTGTAAGTTATACAAAGATTGGAACGCGTTATTCAAATGGTCTACTACTGGCTGGATCTTGTATAATTTCGCCTCGGAATGGCTCAGGTTCAGCGTGTACATATCCCTATTGTCCCGGAAGTGTAAACTGAAACTTCTTAGAGACATGTACACGCGAAACCTGGGCGTAAGAAATATGGTCTCATCGGCATTCCAGTAGTCGGACACTCGACCCTTAGTCACAACTCCCATCGCTACATTTATGGCCATGTAGACGTACAGCTCATCAGATGACGTGTCTTGCCAGTCGCATATGCGACTTTGTCGATGGAGGTTGTTGCTAAGCATCAACTGGGCCGCCAACTGTTGAGCATATTTGTTCGTTTCCGTAGCTATGTGCTCCATAAATTGCCAATCCCACATATGAACAAATGTTTCATATGGGTCGGCATTTGGAACAACATTGATGTCGGAAAACAATTCCCTCCTTAACGCACTTGGGATAGAAGGAGTCGGGAATGATCTCCACTTAATACACACACTTACACAACCCCAATCTTCTCAATTGTGTCGACCTTGCGCATGGTGTAGGTGATTAAAGTTTTTAACTCTATTAGCGATTTAGCAatataatctgtaaaaaaaaaaagtgacttttcaaagaagcaagcaagcatgtaaagCAAgttataagtaaaatgtatttatttactaacataTAACTTAATAATTGTACATACTAtccttaaattattaataaacgcAACcatctataaattattatttaggcAACGCATCGGCagcctaataatgctgtaggtgtccatgggcggcagtgatcacttaccatcaggtgacccgcgtACCCgcttgccagctatttgataaaaaaataactatcatgaaaaactaagttttttttttatcatacttACCAAATTCCTTTCTTTTAGAAGTTTCACTGCCTGTGACAGATTTCGTATCAGACGAATCTTGTGATGGATTggaatctaaaaataaaatgctatCTTTATAGGGTTCCTATATACTTcaccataaaaaaaaccggcaaaggaCGAGTCGGACGCACtaaccgagggttccgtaaaaatttttgggtatctatgaatatccagtgttagcgcAGAGCCCTGCTTCTAATCAAAATAAACGCAGTGTGGGAGCATTCTTTTTGGTTGTGCTATTGATTGCTATTGATTgatatcttttgattgcgttgacttagaagtttgatttttttacagctccAAGGGGTTGCAGACccgattattttatattaaatttggcTTGATACTCCACGCGTTGCTGAGAAAAAGGGGTCTTgagggacggacagacagacagacggacaacaaagtgatatAAGCATAAAAAAGGGTTCCCTTTTGCAGACTgaactgaggtacggaacccttaaaacatACGATTCTTACCTGTACTTATGTTATTTTCACTAGGTAACTTTTCCTTATGAATGACGCTATCATTTGTGTTTTTCCCAGATAGTATATCATTTTCCATTTCTATTTCACTGACTTCATCTTCATTGATGTCATTTATTGTGGGGTCTTTtgttttatctaaataaaaaaaacgaatcgtTAGTGCTGTTAGTGTAACGCAATAATTTCCGTggccttagtgtaagttttcgtttaaaaaatacgttcgatcgcgtttgcgttaaaatctcaatttgtacggaaacacgAGCATCGCAAACTTCCAtacaattgagattttaacgcgaatgcgacctagacttattttgtaaccgaaaacttacactacggGTACAGTTATGTTCCATGCACGCGGACGCGTCTATGCTGGTTGCGCTGCCAAATCAGTTGCGCGACCAAGTGTCCAGGTGAGATACCCTTCATAGAgctgcatacattttgttggTGGCGGCGACTGGTTGCGCCGCCATGGTGTCCCGGTAAAATATATATAGcccttaatctgtcatctctcaggataacaggatcaaaggaatttgggcacaaatttgtgcctctgggagaggacaggttaatatcAACcactttattacaaaattatcaaaaatagaATTAATTACCCGTATGTATTTCGTTTAATTCCTTTTCAATTGGTTTCATAGAGAGCGGTGGAGGTGGAGATAATGAATCATCTcgatactttttgtttttggttaTCTTCCTGTTGTCGGTTTCCGCTTCTGACGATGATGACGCCGCCTGCCTACATTTCTCTACAGCCATTGCTTCCTTCAGGTTGGCTAACAaccaaaaatattacattacttCAGAGGCCGGGAAGTGGTATAGGGATACGTATAGGATTGCCAGGTCCTCAAACGTAATAGCCGGACAGACCAGCGAGTTTGGCCGGACTTTTGGGCAAAAAATCCCGGCGCCCGGGGCCGAAtaatcaaaatttttttttatttcgttacaaaggtagcctatgtccttcccagtaTGTTCCTTCCTTAAATCGGTTCAACAGGTTAAGCGTTTAAGAGTAACAGGCAGGAAAACCaacaaacagacagagttaGTGCCTTAGTATatacataaacatttttttatgttaagaaCACAACATTAATGGCACCAGTTAATTTGCACATGCATGCACAATTAAGACCAATACAAAAACACAGTATAACAAatttccctacagtaatccgacggaTGTAAATTAATGTAGTCTCACACTTACCATAATGTCCAATTATGCGAATGTCCTTTAAAGTTATCCAATCAGCTTCTGGTGTCATATTTATGGCTTTCCTctcaattttctttttatttggcCAAAGACATGTCTTTTTGTCTTCATTTAACCAGTTCCTTAAAGAGGCGCTTATATATTCAACATTTTCAAATGAGAATATAATGACAGAATACGGCTTCTGaaaacaacataaaaaataaaaatacatacaatatacttatactaatattatattataaatgcgaaagtgtgtttgtccgtctttcacgccgtaacggagcgacggatcggcgtgatttttggcatagagatagtttatgggcccgagagtgacataggctactttttatcctggaaaaatgtacagttcccgagggaacagcgcgcgataaccgaataccacgcgggcggagccgcgggcaaaagctagtcctcACCTCACTATATGTTTCATAAGCATTAAGCACacactatttttaatattaatatttaatgaacGAATCAGTTTCGTAAAATAACTAGTGCATATACACACCTGAATATAATTggttgattaaaaataaaaacttataacaaTACAAGAGTGAGACGTGATTTTCTTACAAAACTAGCGAAATAGCATAATTTTGAACTTCAGACACTTTGTTAGTATATCGtcacttttttaatttctttcttcttcttgcagtgcctctccactactggaggttggctgtcagctccgcatatctctCCTTATTTCTCGCCAGAGAAAACAGTTCTTCCACACTGGCGATACCGGTCCACTCTCTGATGTTTCGGAGCCacgatttctttcttcttccgaCGCGTCTTTTCCCCTCAATTTTTCCCATCATTATCGTCTGAAGTAAATGATAGCGCTCATGCCTTAATACATGTCCTAGATAGGCTACCTTTCTTCTCTTGATGATCAACATGAGTTCTCGGGATTTTTTGACTCGCCGGAGTACCTCTTCATTCGTGACTCTATGGACCCAGCTTA harbors:
- the LOC141430969 gene encoding uncharacterized protein isoform X2, producing MTPEADWITLKDIRIIGHYANLKEAMAVEKCRQAASSSSEAETDNRKITKNKKYRDDSLSPPPPLSMKPIEKELNEIHTDKTKDPTINDINEDEVSEIEMENDILSGKNTNDSVIHKEKLPSENNISTDSNPSQDSSDTKSVTGSETSKRKEFDYIAKSLIELKTLITYTMRKVDTIEKIGVVSRILSLYSHLKMLNI
- the LOC141430969 gene encoding uncharacterized protein isoform X3 translates to MTPEADWITLKDIRIIGHYANLKEAMAVEKCRQAASSSSEAETDNRKITKNKKYRDDSLSPPPPLSMKPIEKELNEIHTDKTKDPTINDINEDEVSEIEMENDILSGKNTNDSVIHKEKLPSENNISTDSNPSQDSSDTKSVTGSETSKRKEFEAVFCHYILI